One window from the genome of Gimesia aquarii encodes:
- a CDS encoding cell division protein FtsQ/DivIB, with the protein MSRKAPKSKKRPVKKKKVEEVIEEEEEFEEEKASALSPSSLIQLLFRPKVLIFLAVIASGLFFFQKLKSYIPDLSQREEYQIETKNLSLIPAPPHYVPIDIVDQVMAQNQLPDQLSLLDKNLVQTIAEAFQKHPWVQNVVSVRKTNNIEVEVLFRKPAAMVEIKQSLYPVDSEGVLLPPEDFSVSDARRYPVITGIRSIPEGPAGASWGDLTVTGAAQLAEALGPHWKELDIVSIEAPSRTSAELSLDDLIYRLITTGGSQIVWGRSPKSQRRGELRVDQKIGKLEKYYRDYGGFDRPHGPYEIDIRHWQEISRRPLKQQSRHRSLIRR; encoded by the coding sequence ATGAGTCGAAAAGCCCCCAAATCTAAAAAGCGACCTGTCAAAAAGAAGAAGGTCGAAGAAGTTATTGAAGAAGAGGAAGAATTTGAAGAAGAAAAAGCTTCTGCGCTGAGTCCTTCCTCCCTGATTCAATTGCTTTTCCGACCTAAGGTTCTCATATTTCTGGCAGTCATCGCGTCGGGTTTATTCTTTTTTCAGAAGCTCAAAAGCTACATCCCTGATCTGTCTCAGCGAGAAGAATACCAGATAGAAACAAAAAATCTTTCACTGATACCAGCTCCTCCACATTATGTTCCCATCGACATCGTCGATCAGGTAATGGCACAAAATCAACTGCCCGATCAATTATCACTACTCGATAAAAACTTAGTACAAACAATCGCAGAAGCATTTCAGAAACACCCCTGGGTGCAGAACGTCGTCTCCGTTCGAAAGACCAATAACATAGAAGTTGAAGTCTTATTTCGTAAACCGGCAGCGATGGTCGAGATCAAACAGAGTTTATACCCGGTTGATAGTGAAGGCGTTTTGTTACCTCCCGAAGATTTTTCTGTTTCAGATGCCCGCCGCTATCCGGTCATCACGGGAATTCGATCGATCCCAGAGGGGCCTGCTGGCGCATCATGGGGAGACTTGACTGTCACTGGAGCCGCTCAGTTGGCAGAAGCACTCGGGCCTCATTGGAAAGAACTTGATATTGTTTCCATCGAAGCACCGTCACGAACGAGTGCGGAACTTTCTCTAGATGATCTGATTTATCGTCTGATTACAACAGGTGGTTCCCAAATCGTCTGGGGCCGTTCACCGAAAAGTCAACGACGAGGAGAGTTACGTGTTGATCAGAAAATCGGAAAGTTGGAAAAATACTATCGCGATTATGGTGGTTTTGATCGTCCGCACGGTCCCTATGAAATCGACATCCGGCATTGGCAGGAAATTTCCCGCCGCCCTCTCAAACAACAAAGCAGACACCGTAGTTTGATTCGTCGTTGA
- a CDS encoding acyltransferase family protein, with the protein MKSSTGKYYIGLDHIRAVAIFMVFSWHFMHQEISFTYTPSFFPLSLINEGHTGVSLFMALSGYLFAKLLDGKKIKYASFLWNRFLRLAPLLFFVVTVIGVHQYSIGVPFELYCLEILKGLILPTLPNGGWSIAIEFHFYLLLPFLLYIARKSNYSLGFAICFAILLRLFLYEEVGQIQRFAYYTIIGRIDQFLFGMIAYQMRGYIMGRHILVIGGFIAFSIFFWNFDQAGGFHNNPSYPSNRLVWVVMPTFEGLTYALLIAWYDNSFTHSTGRVSRFIALIGTYSYSIYLLHFFFYKVLILIMIRYIMPVSNFYIALCYSVLGFLFMVPIGYLSFRLIESPFLKLRTNYIIKNDAERVLEVRSCNHLDSSDG; encoded by the coding sequence ATGAAGTCATCAACCGGAAAATATTATATAGGGCTAGATCATATCAGGGCTGTCGCCATTTTTATGGTCTTTTCCTGGCACTTTATGCACCAAGAGATTTCCTTTACTTATACTCCTTCATTCTTTCCACTTTCTTTGATCAATGAGGGACATACCGGAGTTTCATTGTTCATGGCCTTGAGTGGTTATTTATTTGCGAAGCTACTCGATGGAAAGAAAATAAAATACGCTTCATTTTTGTGGAATCGTTTCTTAAGGCTCGCGCCGTTATTATTTTTTGTGGTGACAGTCATTGGGGTTCACCAATACTCAATCGGTGTTCCCTTTGAACTCTATTGTCTTGAGATTCTTAAAGGACTAATCTTACCAACCTTACCAAATGGAGGTTGGTCAATTGCAATCGAGTTTCACTTTTATTTATTACTACCTTTTTTGTTATACATCGCGCGTAAATCAAATTATTCTCTTGGATTTGCTATTTGCTTTGCGATTCTTTTACGACTCTTCTTATATGAAGAGGTCGGCCAAATTCAAAGGTTTGCATACTATACAATCATTGGAAGAATCGATCAGTTCCTCTTTGGTATGATTGCGTATCAAATGCGAGGTTATATCATGGGGCGCCATATTTTAGTAATTGGTGGCTTCATCGCATTTTCGATATTTTTTTGGAATTTTGATCAAGCAGGAGGTTTCCATAACAATCCGTCCTATCCCTCAAATCGACTCGTTTGGGTCGTTATGCCGACATTCGAAGGCCTCACATATGCATTACTCATTGCCTGGTACGATAATTCTTTTACGCATTCCACCGGTAGAGTATCCCGGTTTATTGCTCTGATTGGTACCTATTCTTATTCGATCTATCTACTACACTTTTTTTTCTACAAAGTTCTGATCTTAATTATGATCAGATATATTATGCCTGTCTCTAATTTCTATATCGCCCTTTGTTATTCTGTGTTGGGATTTTTGTTTATGGTGCCGATTGGCTACTTGAGTTTCAGACTCATCGAGTCTCCTTTTTTGAAGCTAAGAACAAACTACATCATAAAAAATGATGCAGAGCGTGTTTTGGAAGTACGCTCGTGTAATCACTTAGATAGCTCGGACGGCTAA
- a CDS encoding D-alanine--D-alanine ligase family protein: MTDSQTDSLPTFNLVVLAGGESAERTISLQSGESVARALTSRGHQVKTIDPSLIDLECFDWTNCDAVFIALHGTYGEDGTIQATLDRLGVPYSGCDASTSKLAFSKSASKERFIQCNVNTPSYVLIHESDNAQRIEQHARTMGYPLVVKPDAQGSSLGVTIVQTPEELPQALTRCFHYDSFGILESAIKGSEWTLSVVNDQVLPLIQIQTPHEFFDYEAKYHEDSTEYLFDFDFPTNVIQAITKTGVNACEALGTTGIVRVDMILDRFQQPWVLEINTIPGFTDHSLVPKAAAKAGIDFGELCERALIHCLTKTADKPQN; this comes from the coding sequence ATGACCGATTCACAAACCGATTCCCTACCCACATTCAATCTCGTTGTGCTCGCTGGTGGGGAGTCAGCTGAGCGTACCATTAGCCTGCAAAGTGGAGAAAGCGTAGCACGTGCATTAACGTCTCGCGGACACCAGGTAAAAACAATTGATCCCTCTTTGATCGATCTCGAGTGCTTTGACTGGACTAACTGTGATGCCGTCTTTATTGCCTTACATGGAACTTATGGAGAAGATGGCACCATTCAAGCGACTCTCGATCGATTGGGCGTCCCTTATTCTGGCTGCGATGCATCGACATCCAAACTCGCCTTCAGTAAATCAGCTTCCAAAGAACGTTTTATTCAATGCAATGTGAATACTCCCTCTTATGTGTTGATCCATGAATCAGATAACGCACAACGAATTGAGCAGCACGCACGAACGATGGGCTATCCATTGGTTGTAAAACCGGATGCGCAAGGTTCCAGCCTGGGAGTCACAATCGTACAGACTCCTGAAGAATTACCGCAAGCACTGACTCGCTGTTTTCACTACGACTCATTTGGAATTCTCGAGTCAGCCATCAAAGGCTCCGAATGGACTCTCAGCGTGGTTAATGATCAGGTACTACCGCTGATTCAGATTCAAACCCCACATGAATTTTTTGATTACGAAGCGAAATATCACGAAGACTCAACCGAATATCTGTTCGATTTCGACTTCCCAACAAATGTGATTCAAGCAATTACCAAAACAGGTGTGAATGCCTGCGAAGCACTAGGGACAACTGGCATTGTCCGTGTCGATATGATCTTAGATCGTTTTCAGCAACCCTGGGTACTTGAAATAAATACCATTCCTGGATTCACAGATCACTCCCTGGTTCCCAAAGCAGCAGCTAAAGCCGGCATTGATTTTGGCGAATTGTGTGAACGGGCTCTCATCCATTGCCTGACTAAAACAGCCGATAAGCCGCAAAATTGA
- the larB gene encoding nickel pincer cofactor biosynthesis protein LarB, with product MSDDQLSSLFEQVRQGSLSVEQAVSHFAKQSQQKSAILTSANIDLDRSSRCGYPEVIFCEGKTSASLVEIFSTLLESNQRCLGTRISEEQAETVLKQFPQAIYNQTARTVRIPEKDAAFDEKLIAGEIAVLTAGTSDRPVAEEAIETLTWMGYKPDFILDVGVAGPHRLQEQLPRIQNVSAIVVAAGMEGALPSVVGGWVSCPVIAVPTSVGYGASLGGIAALLGMLNSCAANVTVVNINAGFKAGFIAGLIADQKHYTS from the coding sequence ATGTCTGACGATCAACTCTCTTCGCTATTTGAGCAAGTCCGTCAAGGGTCACTCTCTGTGGAACAGGCTGTTTCTCATTTTGCGAAGCAGAGCCAGCAGAAATCAGCAATCTTGACTTCTGCTAACATCGATCTGGATCGTAGTTCACGCTGCGGATATCCTGAAGTGATATTCTGTGAAGGAAAAACTTCTGCTTCTCTTGTTGAAATTTTCTCAACATTACTTGAATCAAATCAACGTTGTCTGGGAACACGGATTTCAGAAGAACAAGCGGAAACTGTTCTCAAGCAATTCCCACAGGCGATTTACAATCAGACAGCCCGCACCGTTCGTATTCCGGAAAAAGATGCTGCGTTTGACGAAAAGCTCATTGCCGGGGAAATTGCCGTCCTGACCGCCGGTACCAGTGATCGCCCCGTGGCAGAAGAAGCCATCGAAACCTTAACCTGGATGGGTTATAAACCCGACTTCATTCTCGACGTTGGAGTAGCAGGTCCGCATCGTTTACAGGAACAATTACCACGAATTCAAAATGTCTCCGCTATTGTTGTTGCCGCTGGCATGGAAGGCGCACTACCTTCGGTTGTTGGCGGTTGGGTCTCCTGCCCTGTTATAGCAGTTCCGACCAGCGTTGGTTATGGAGCCAGTTTAGGTGGCATCGCAGCACTTCTAGGTATGTTAAACAGTTGCGCCGCTAATGTAACTGTTGTGAATATCAATGCAGGATTTAAAGCGGGCTTCATTGCCGGTTTAATCGCCGACCAGAAACATTATACTTCCTGA
- a CDS encoding efflux RND transporter periplasmic adaptor subunit, protein MNHSRVLINLSTIITGLLFVSCGFTDAWAQSPSSSGLKIDSVLVSLIEQVEVPAREVGQLKKVLVKEGMSVQEGEVLARIEDSEAVLLLKQAKLESEMSNLKAENDVNIRFARKAYEVANSELQRAEDSIKKYPKSISKTELDRLKLTAEKAELEIEQALEEAKTSQLEARLKQNAEQIASLAIQRRRVVAPISGMVVQIMAKNGEWVRPGDTVLRILKLDRLRAEGLVNASKLQNLNLKGRPVVLIVNQGTKNELEFQGKISFVSPEINPVNHQTRVWADIENPDFKLKPGMRASLIIK, encoded by the coding sequence ATGAATCATTCACGTGTGTTGATTAATTTGTCCACCATTATCACGGGATTATTGTTTGTGAGTTGTGGCTTTACGGATGCCTGGGCACAATCACCGAGCTCTTCCGGCCTGAAAATTGACTCAGTATTAGTAAGCCTCATAGAACAGGTAGAAGTCCCCGCACGTGAAGTTGGTCAACTCAAGAAAGTGTTGGTCAAAGAAGGTATGTCGGTTCAAGAAGGAGAAGTCTTGGCTCGAATTGAAGATTCAGAAGCTGTCTTACTTTTAAAACAGGCGAAATTAGAATCGGAAATGTCGAATCTGAAAGCAGAAAATGACGTTAATATTCGTTTTGCCCGTAAAGCATATGAAGTAGCGAACTCTGAATTACAGCGCGCGGAAGATTCCATCAAAAAATATCCCAAGAGTATTTCCAAAACCGAATTGGATCGCTTGAAACTTACTGCAGAAAAAGCAGAATTGGAAATCGAACAGGCCTTAGAAGAAGCGAAGACGTCACAATTAGAAGCTCGCTTGAAACAGAATGCAGAACAGATTGCTTCACTGGCTATTCAACGTCGAAGAGTTGTGGCACCGATATCGGGAATGGTCGTACAAATTATGGCAAAGAACGGGGAATGGGTTCGCCCCGGTGATACCGTGCTTCGAATTTTAAAATTGGATCGATTACGTGCAGAAGGACTCGTAAATGCATCTAAACTGCAGAATCTAAACTTGAAAGGTCGACCTGTGGTCCTGATCGTAAATCAGGGAACAAAGAATGAACTCGAGTTCCAAGGGAAAATTTCGTTTGTCAGTCCGGAAATTAATCCGGTCAACCACCAGACCCGCGTCTGGGCAGATATTGAAAACCCCGACTTCAAGCTCAAACCGGGCATGCGTGCTTCTCTGATTATCAAGTAA
- the acs gene encoding acetate--CoA ligase, translated as MSDQANENIESVLQETRSFPPPAEFVEQANISSKEQYLELWNHAKDDPVSFWGDLAQELEWSQPYDQVIEGEMPETKWFTGGKINASVNCIDRHLDSWRKNKAAIVWEGEPGDTRVLRYQDLHREVCKFANCLKKLGIETGDRVTLYMPMVPELAIAMLACSRIGATHSIIFGGFSADAIADRNNDAQAKLVITSDGGWRRGKNIPLKEAVDQSLEKSPSVEKVVVYRRTGCEVDMVPDRDYWWHDLMDGASAECDPVELDSEHPLFILYTSGSTGKPKGVQHSTGGYLLGTKMTSKWVFDLKEDDTYWCTADIGWITGHSYIVYGPLANGATTVMYEGAPNWPDEGRFWEIIEKYQVNIFYTAPTAIRAFIKWGDEWPNKYDLSSLRLLGTVGEPINPEAWMWYHTVIGQERCPIVDTWWQTETGGIMMSPLPGVTATKPGSCTTPLPGVVPDIVTAAGESLGDNQGGLLVMRQPWPHMLRTLYGDHDRFKEVYFSTIEGCYLAGDSARRDEDGYYWIMGRIDDVINVSGHRLSTMEVESALVSHPNVAEAAVVGFPHEIKGEGICCFVTLTTDDGGDELKAELKQHVRTQIGVVATPDEIRFAAALPKTRSGKIMRRLLRDIAAGRESVGDTTTLEDYSVVANLRQGDE; from the coding sequence ATGAGTGACCAGGCCAACGAAAACATAGAAAGCGTTCTTCAAGAAACTCGCTCATTTCCACCTCCGGCAGAGTTTGTAGAACAGGCAAATATCTCCAGTAAAGAACAGTACCTGGAACTTTGGAATCATGCCAAAGACGACCCCGTCAGCTTCTGGGGCGATCTGGCACAAGAACTGGAATGGTCACAGCCTTACGATCAAGTCATTGAGGGAGAAATGCCTGAAACAAAGTGGTTCACCGGTGGCAAAATCAACGCCTCAGTGAACTGTATTGACCGTCACCTGGATAGTTGGCGAAAAAATAAAGCCGCCATCGTCTGGGAAGGTGAGCCAGGCGATACACGTGTCCTTCGCTACCAAGACTTACATCGCGAAGTCTGCAAATTTGCAAATTGCTTGAAAAAGCTGGGCATTGAAACCGGTGATCGCGTGACATTATACATGCCAATGGTGCCCGAACTTGCTATTGCGATGCTTGCCTGTTCGCGCATCGGAGCCACCCACTCTATTATCTTTGGTGGTTTCAGTGCAGACGCCATTGCTGATCGGAACAATGACGCTCAGGCCAAACTCGTGATTACTTCAGATGGTGGCTGGCGTCGTGGCAAAAACATTCCGCTTAAAGAAGCCGTTGATCAGAGCCTGGAAAAATCACCAAGTGTGGAGAAAGTAGTCGTCTACCGCCGTACTGGTTGCGAAGTCGACATGGTTCCCGACCGGGACTACTGGTGGCACGATCTGATGGATGGAGCTTCCGCTGAGTGTGATCCCGTTGAACTTGATAGCGAACACCCGCTCTTTATTCTTTATACTTCAGGAAGTACCGGTAAACCCAAGGGAGTACAACACTCCACCGGTGGTTATCTTTTGGGAACGAAGATGACCTCTAAATGGGTTTTTGATCTGAAAGAAGATGACACTTACTGGTGTACTGCCGATATTGGCTGGATTACTGGGCATAGCTATATTGTCTATGGACCTCTGGCGAACGGTGCCACAACTGTTATGTATGAGGGGGCTCCTAACTGGCCTGACGAAGGTCGCTTCTGGGAAATCATTGAGAAATATCAGGTTAACATCTTTTACACCGCTCCCACTGCAATTCGTGCCTTTATCAAATGGGGCGATGAGTGGCCGAATAAGTATGATCTTTCCAGCTTGCGTCTTTTGGGAACCGTGGGTGAGCCAATCAACCCCGAAGCCTGGATGTGGTACCACACTGTTATCGGACAGGAGCGCTGCCCGATTGTTGATACATGGTGGCAAACCGAAACTGGGGGGATCATGATGAGTCCCCTGCCGGGTGTGACAGCAACCAAACCCGGTAGCTGTACGACTCCTTTACCGGGCGTTGTCCCTGATATTGTCACTGCAGCTGGTGAAAGCCTGGGCGACAATCAGGGAGGTTTACTCGTAATGCGTCAACCATGGCCTCACATGTTACGCACATTATACGGTGATCATGATCGTTTCAAAGAAGTTTACTTCAGCACTATTGAAGGCTGCTATCTGGCCGGCGATAGTGCAAGACGTGATGAAGATGGCTACTACTGGATTATGGGACGTATCGATGATGTAATTAATGTTTCCGGTCACCGTTTGAGTACAATGGAAGTCGAAAGTGCACTCGTTTCACATCCGAATGTCGCAGAAGCGGCCGTGGTTGGTTTCCCACATGAAATTAAAGGAGAAGGCATCTGCTGCTTTGTCACTCTGACTACTGACGATGGTGGCGATGAACTTAAGGCAGAGCTGAAACAGCATGTACGTACCCAGATTGGCGTGGTGGCAACACCCGATGAAATTCGCTTCGCGGCAGCGCTTCCTAAGACACGCAGTGGTAAAATCATGCGACGTCTATTAAGAGACATCGCCGCAGGTCGCGAAAGCGTGGGGGATACAACAACTCTCGAAGATTACAGTGTCGTCGCGAATCTGCGGCAAGGGGATGAATAA
- a CDS encoding HlyD family efflux transporter periplasmic adaptor subunit translates to MSFGPQDFSNQPLRLQKRADLSIQQLQFGGKKYWGIKDPISLQYYQLRDEEFFILQMLDGIVSFETVRREYEQRFRPQKLEAAQLQGFLSRLHQEGLIVADAFGQGEILLERRSQKQKQAFRSRFMNPLAIRFRGLDPHRFLNWLQPWSSICFSPLFLLASLVLMIAALTLILTQLEAVIAQLPDFATFFEAKNLVLLGLSLAFVKILHELGHAMACKQFGGECHELGVMLLAFIPCLYVNVSDAWTMTNKWHRIIVSAAGIFLELIIASICVFLWWFSYPGLFHSLCLNVVFICSVSTLLLNGNPLLRYDGYYILLDLLEVPNLRQRAQTIVSNRLHHWFFGHKAPTLLKEPTRLRRFLFFYGIASVLYRWFIVIVILSVCYYVLEPYGLEIIAQALGAFILMGMLVVPLKSGVKEIQTYSKAGQIQWRRFTVRTTLTLILLGGLLFIPLPHRITTPALIELKDAKHVYVTAPGFLKSAVTPQTSLQQGSLIAELQNDQIQQEILKLTGQINEQQIRIDTLGKRQLDDPEAAQELPTATEQLTDLEDQLQQRLTDLKRLSLRAPITGTVIPAPPKSTSPEEGSLPNWSGSPLDQENRNCFLDRGTWLCSIGNPDQLQARLIVDQEDVEFIQPGQSVRILLDEYPGQLLRGTIQEIAEIDTNDLHSNLIHREEITTEVDNTGKRKLSNTSYLARVSLDAFSERPLIHSGGQAKIAVSPESLGKKAYRHLRKTIRLFQ, encoded by the coding sequence ATGTCGTTCGGTCCTCAAGACTTTTCGAATCAACCTCTGCGTCTGCAAAAGCGAGCCGACTTGAGTATTCAACAGTTACAATTCGGCGGCAAAAAATATTGGGGCATTAAAGACCCGATTTCATTGCAATATTATCAACTGCGAGATGAAGAATTTTTTATCCTTCAAATGCTGGATGGAATTGTGTCATTTGAGACAGTTCGACGTGAATACGAACAACGATTTCGACCCCAGAAACTGGAAGCCGCACAACTACAGGGATTTTTATCACGCCTGCATCAGGAAGGATTAATCGTTGCCGACGCATTTGGGCAGGGTGAAATCCTGTTGGAACGTCGAAGCCAAAAACAGAAGCAAGCATTTCGCTCCAGATTTATGAATCCCCTGGCAATTCGTTTTCGAGGTCTTGATCCACATCGATTTTTAAATTGGTTACAACCCTGGTCATCTATTTGCTTTTCGCCATTGTTTCTATTGGCTTCACTCGTATTAATGATTGCCGCATTGACATTAATTCTTACACAGCTCGAAGCAGTTATTGCACAACTTCCCGATTTTGCTACTTTTTTCGAAGCAAAAAATCTGGTACTCCTTGGTCTCAGTCTGGCCTTTGTTAAAATACTGCACGAGTTAGGACACGCGATGGCCTGCAAACAATTTGGGGGCGAATGTCATGAGTTAGGAGTGATGTTGCTGGCATTTATCCCTTGCCTGTATGTAAATGTCAGCGATGCGTGGACAATGACTAATAAGTGGCATCGTATCATTGTGAGTGCAGCTGGTATCTTTCTAGAACTAATCATTGCATCTATTTGTGTCTTCCTGTGGTGGTTCTCTTATCCGGGATTATTTCACTCACTTTGTCTGAATGTCGTTTTTATCTGTTCGGTCAGTACTTTGTTACTGAATGGAAACCCTTTGTTACGATATGATGGTTATTATATTTTGCTGGACTTGCTGGAAGTGCCAAACTTGAGGCAAAGGGCACAAACGATTGTTTCCAATCGCCTGCATCACTGGTTTTTTGGCCACAAGGCCCCCACGCTACTGAAAGAGCCAACGCGTCTGCGAAGATTTTTGTTTTTCTATGGTATTGCTTCGGTTTTGTACCGTTGGTTTATTGTCATCGTGATTTTGTCGGTTTGTTACTATGTTCTGGAACCCTATGGACTGGAAATCATCGCTCAGGCGCTAGGGGCTTTTATTTTGATGGGAATGTTGGTTGTGCCTTTGAAATCTGGTGTTAAAGAAATCCAGACCTATTCTAAAGCAGGCCAAATTCAGTGGCGACGTTTTACGGTACGTACAACACTGACACTGATTCTACTGGGCGGCTTGCTGTTCATACCTCTGCCCCATCGTATTACCACTCCCGCGCTCATTGAGTTGAAGGACGCAAAGCACGTCTATGTTACCGCGCCTGGTTTCCTGAAATCAGCAGTCACTCCACAAACTTCATTGCAGCAGGGTTCCCTGATCGCTGAATTGCAAAACGACCAGATTCAACAGGAAATACTCAAATTGACTGGTCAAATCAATGAGCAGCAAATTCGTATCGACACACTGGGAAAACGTCAATTGGATGATCCGGAAGCTGCTCAGGAACTTCCAACTGCAACAGAACAACTGACCGATCTAGAAGATCAACTGCAACAACGCCTCACAGACCTCAAGCGACTTAGTCTCAGAGCCCCTATTACTGGCACTGTCATTCCAGCACCACCCAAATCGACTTCTCCCGAAGAAGGATCACTTCCCAACTGGTCAGGCTCGCCGCTGGATCAGGAAAATCGAAATTGTTTCCTGGATCGAGGAACCTGGCTTTGTTCGATCGGCAACCCTGACCAACTTCAGGCGCGCCTGATTGTTGACCAGGAAGATGTTGAGTTTATTCAACCAGGACAGTCCGTCCGGATTCTATTAGATGAATATCCTGGTCAACTTCTGAGAGGAACCATTCAGGAAATTGCAGAAATTGACACCAATGACTTACACTCAAATCTGATCCATCGTGAAGAAATTACGACAGAAGTCGACAATACAGGGAAAAGAAAACTGAGTAATACATCCTATCTGGCTCGGGTCTCCTTGGATGCTTTTTCTGAGCGACCTCTGATCCACTCAGGAGGTCAGGCCAAAATTGCTGTTTCACCTGAATCGTTGGGGAAAAAAGCATATCGACATCTGAGAAAAACCATTCGCCTGTTTCAGTAG
- a CDS encoding PKD domain-containing protein produces the protein MTMSHLRSVRYLMILTFLCFCNCNITLEGSEEPPTLEPIVRVVDLNVGESTTVTLSNGEQVQVKLLDLNETRDPIRQAVRSAIITVQVDDEKIALESGMYNLPRKTGRVQIDCSITKGYNSNGTPAFWGLDKDTRLRFWPADSPLLKPGSFIYPVNQRWFATRTWFDNEPVDGGKKILPKIYYHSGLDIGGAEKLTKVIAATDAVVVSSGTDVLEGHRQDTPVAPRYDVVYLMDARGWYYRYSHLHKINDHIRPGRLIKQGEEIGILGKKGTSGGWSHLHFEIKSRQPSGKWGTQAGYAFLWEAYRNQYQPKLVANSRRKHFLKAGGSTTLKGSQSYSKTGGIQSFEWTFTDGTTASGAEVKRTYHQPGVFSEILKVTDQQGNVDYDFAEVHVLDPKNLEKYVPRIHAVYWPSLKNRVGDPIIFKVRSFGNTAGNEVWDFGDGSPSISVKSDGNVKPLDENGYAVTKHTYKKAGDYLVKVQRSRKDGVTAVTHLHVRVEPE, from the coding sequence ATGACGATGTCACATCTGCGATCTGTGCGCTACCTCATGATTCTGACATTCCTCTGTTTCTGTAATTGCAACATTACTTTAGAAGGATCTGAAGAACCACCGACATTAGAACCGATTGTGCGCGTTGTCGACTTAAATGTGGGTGAGTCCACGACTGTCACTCTGAGTAATGGCGAACAGGTACAAGTTAAACTACTCGACTTAAATGAGACGCGCGACCCCATCCGACAGGCGGTTCGTAGTGCGATCATCACCGTACAGGTTGATGATGAGAAAATCGCACTTGAATCAGGCATGTATAATTTGCCTCGAAAGACAGGGCGTGTGCAGATCGATTGTTCGATTACCAAGGGGTACAACTCAAACGGAACTCCGGCCTTCTGGGGTCTGGATAAAGATACACGTCTGCGATTTTGGCCCGCTGACTCACCCTTGCTCAAGCCTGGTTCGTTTATTTATCCCGTTAACCAACGCTGGTTTGCCACTCGGACCTGGTTTGATAATGAACCCGTTGATGGTGGCAAAAAAATTCTCCCCAAAATCTATTATCATAGTGGACTGGATATTGGCGGAGCCGAAAAGCTAACTAAAGTCATCGCCGCCACAGATGCCGTTGTTGTGTCATCTGGAACCGATGTCCTCGAAGGGCACCGCCAAGATACACCAGTTGCACCTCGTTACGATGTGGTCTATCTCATGGATGCACGAGGCTGGTATTACCGCTACAGTCATCTCCATAAAATCAATGATCATATCCGTCCGGGTCGTCTGATCAAACAGGGGGAAGAAATCGGCATCCTGGGAAAGAAAGGAACCAGCGGTGGCTGGTCGCATCTCCATTTTGAAATCAAGAGCCGTCAGCCTTCTGGCAAATGGGGCACACAAGCCGGCTATGCGTTTCTCTGGGAAGCTTATCGAAACCAATATCAACCCAAACTGGTTGCGAACTCGCGTCGCAAACATTTTCTGAAAGCAGGAGGCTCAACGACTCTGAAAGGCTCTCAGTCTTATAGTAAAACCGGCGGTATTCAGAGTTTTGAATGGACCTTCACAGATGGCACTACGGCAAGTGGCGCTGAAGTAAAACGGACCTATCACCAGCCGGGAGTTTTTAGTGAGATCCTGAAAGTCACTGATCAACAAGGCAATGTCGATTATGATTTCGCGGAAGTCCATGTACTCGATCCGAAAAATCTGGAGAAATATGTGCCCCGCATCCACGCCGTGTATTGGCCTTCGCTGAAAAACCGAGTGGGTGACCCCATCATATTCAAGGTACGCTCGTTTGGTAATACGGCAGGTAATGAGGTCTGGGACTTTGGGGATGGCAGCCCTTCGATTAGTGTGAAATCGGATGGCAATGTCAAACCACTGGATGAAAATGGTTATGCTGTCACCAAACATACCTATAAGAAAGCCGGCGATTATCTGGTCAAAGTGCAACGTAGCCGCAAAGATGGTGTCACGGCTGTAACACACTTGCACGTGCGTGTTGAACCCGAGTAA